A portion of the Nitratidesulfovibrio termitidis HI1 genome contains these proteins:
- a CDS encoding tetratricopeptide repeat protein, whose translation MPFTLFRTATSAGSFDARTPAPVRMLFFGVLLLLAFSLWGCASQEPLKPYNPMGVSGKVNPEAEKFFAMAHVLWKGGETCTEPEKAVAYLNKAIELQPDYWQAYARRGLAYSEMSLWDEAFDDLTRAVRAHPSAENYAWRGLVAFRMGNGMGARKDLTRSLELDSAQHRAWNYRAAVELAEDDIAAACADFDKGCSNGDCTGMESARREGICK comes from the coding sequence CGCAGGTTCTTTCGACGCGCGTACCCCGGCCCCGGTCAGGATGCTGTTTTTCGGGGTGCTGTTGCTCCTGGCGTTCTCCCTGTGGGGTTGCGCCTCGCAGGAGCCGCTGAAACCATACAACCCCATGGGGGTTTCCGGAAAGGTCAACCCGGAGGCGGAGAAGTTCTTCGCCATGGCCCATGTGCTGTGGAAGGGCGGCGAAACCTGCACCGAGCCGGAAAAGGCCGTGGCCTACCTGAACAAGGCCATCGAACTTCAGCCTGATTACTGGCAGGCCTATGCCCGGCGCGGGCTTGCCTACAGCGAAATGAGCCTGTGGGACGAGGCGTTCGACGACCTGACCCGTGCCGTGCGGGCGCATCCCTCGGCGGAAAACTATGCCTGGCGCGGCCTGGTGGCCTTCCGCATGGGCAACGGAATGGGCGCCCGCAAGGATCTGACACGGTCTCTGGAACTGGATTCCGCACAGCACCGGGCCTGGAACTACCGGGCGGCGGTGGAACTGGCGGAGGACGATATCGCCGCCGCCTGCGCGGATTTCGACAAGGGCTGTTCCAACGGCGACTGCACGGGCATGGAATCCGCCAGGCGGGAAGGCATCTGCAAGTAG